One region of Bdellovibrio bacteriovorus genomic DNA includes:
- the rplL gene encoding 50S ribosomal protein L7/L12 translates to MSLTNDQLVDALSQKTVLEIAELVKMLEEKWGVSAAAPVAAAGAGPAAAVEEKTAFDVILVDAGANKINVIKEVRGLTGLGLAEAKALVEAGNKAVKEGATKEDAEKIKKALEAAGAKVTVK, encoded by the coding sequence ATGTCTCTAACTAACGATCAATTAGTTGATGCGTTGTCTCAAAAAACTGTTCTTGAGATCGCTGAACTTGTAAAAATGCTTGAAGAAAAATGGGGCGTTTCTGCTGCTGCTCCTGTAGCTGCTGCTGGCGCAGGTCCTGCTGCTGCTGTTGAAGAAAAAACTGCTTTTGACGTTATCCTTGTTGACGCTGGCGCCAACAAAATCAACGTTATTAAAGAAGTTCGTGGCTTGACTGGTCTTGGTCTTGCTGAAGCAAAAGCCCTTGTTGAAGCTGGTAACAAAGCTGTTAAAGAAGGCGCTACTAAAGAAGACGCAGAAAAAATCAAGAAAGCTCTTGAAGCTGCAGGCGCGAAAGTTACTGTTAAGTAG
- the rplJ gene encoding 50S ribosomal protein L10, translating into MITRADKEQEIKLITEKFGKAKGAFIVDFKGIKVEQVTTLRKKLNAAESEMKVVRNTLAKRAFKDHPAIEKAFANSMKGTNAIVFSYGEVNATAKTLAEFAKDVEVLQIKSGVMDGEALDDAKIKFLATLPGKDQLRAMFLGTLLGAGSALARCLNAYAEKLGGGATTEEAPQA; encoded by the coding sequence ATGATCACTCGCGCAGATAAAGAGCAAGAGATTAAGCTAATCACGGAGAAATTCGGAAAAGCTAAAGGAGCTTTCATCGTTGACTTCAAAGGCATCAAGGTTGAGCAAGTTACTACTTTGCGCAAAAAATTGAATGCTGCTGAATCAGAGATGAAGGTTGTCCGCAACACTCTTGCAAAAAGAGCGTTCAAAGATCACCCAGCTATTGAAAAGGCATTTGCTAATTCAATGAAAGGTACTAACGCCATCGTATTCTCTTACGGTGAAGTGAACGCTACTGCAAAAACATTGGCTGAATTCGCGAAGGACGTTGAAGTTCTTCAGATCAAGTCTGGTGTTATGGACGGTGAAGCGTTGGACGATGCTAAGATCAAATTCTTGGCGACTCTTCCAGGCAAAGACCAACTTCGCGCTATGTTCCTCGGTACACTATTGGGTGCAGGTTCTGCACTTGCTAGATGCTTAAATGCTTACGCTGAGAAACTTGGTGGCGGTGCTACTACTGAAGAAGCTCCACAAGCGTAA